In a single window of the Blastopirellula retiformator genome:
- the secE gene encoding preprotein translocase subunit SecE, producing the protein MAKDKAAASAGNFVQELAQTGRYKRSQGRTARQATMLAIWALVGVAGWQLFDVLRNQGQERWLQVGLPALVVIAGFWIAYRVINWPVFADFLIAVEAEMNKVTWPTRAELIRASAVVILFVFALAAVLFAYDVFWQYVLKHWIAFLRYAFS; encoded by the coding sequence ATGGCAAAAGATAAGGCCGCCGCTTCCGCCGGAAACTTCGTCCAGGAGTTGGCTCAGACCGGACGCTACAAGCGTTCGCAAGGTCGGACCGCTCGTCAGGCGACGATGCTCGCCATTTGGGCGTTGGTCGGTGTAGCGGGGTGGCAACTATTCGACGTGTTGCGGAACCAGGGGCAAGAGCGTTGGCTGCAAGTCGGCCTGCCTGCCTTGGTGGTGATCGCAGGGTTTTGGATCGCTTACCGAGTGATCAACTGGCCGGTTTTCGCCGACTTTTTGATTGCTGTGGAAGCGGAAATGAACAAAGTGACTTGGCCTACGCGGGCTGAGTTAATTCGGGCCAGCGCCGTGGTGATCCTGTTTGTGTTCGCCCTGGCGGCCGTACTGTTTGCGTACGACGTGTTTTGGCAGTACGTGCTGAAGCACTGGATCGCGTTTTTGCGTTACGCGTTTAGCTAG
- the nusG gene encoding transcription termination/antitermination protein NusG, translating to MENESKNENELPAEDVTAEGAAPEAAESSDAPQPEESQSEVSEEAVSEETASEEASADEVAAAEEAVSEEAAEESVAEEAKPARKKKERNRGPLELIEEEEEDSAEVGEMDWYILKVQSNREKSICANLWRRVKMAGLEPYFDQVMVPTEDIVEFKNGKKKITKRKLYPGYIVVHMAINDDTWFLVRETGGIGDFTGAAGRPTPMLAHEVERITKKAESEDAGEEPVKTNIRFKLGDHIRITEGTFENFEGDVEGIDETNGRVTVMINIFGRTTPVEMEHWQMEPV from the coding sequence GTGGAAAACGAGTCGAAAAACGAAAACGAACTGCCCGCTGAGGACGTAACCGCCGAAGGCGCTGCGCCGGAAGCGGCTGAGTCGTCCGACGCGCCGCAGCCGGAAGAATCGCAGTCTGAGGTTTCGGAAGAAGCTGTTTCGGAAGAAACCGCTTCGGAAGAGGCGTCTGCGGACGAAGTTGCTGCCGCCGAAGAAGCGGTGAGCGAAGAAGCCGCGGAAGAATCGGTCGCCGAAGAGGCGAAGCCGGCTCGGAAAAAGAAAGAGCGCAATCGCGGTCCGCTTGAACTGATTGAGGAAGAGGAAGAAGACTCTGCCGAAGTCGGTGAGATGGACTGGTACATCCTGAAGGTGCAGAGCAATCGCGAAAAGTCGATCTGTGCGAACCTTTGGCGACGCGTGAAGATGGCGGGCCTCGAGCCGTATTTTGATCAGGTCATGGTCCCCACCGAGGACATCGTCGAATTCAAAAACGGCAAAAAGAAAATCACGAAGCGCAAGCTGTACCCAGGCTACATCGTCGTCCACATGGCGATCAACGATGACACCTGGTTCCTGGTGCGTGAGACCGGCGGAATCGGCGACTTTACGGGTGCCGCAGGCCGCCCGACTCCCATGCTGGCGCATGAAGTGGAGCGAATCACGAAGAAGGCGGAAAGCGAAGACGCAGGCGAAGAGCCGGTCAAGACCAACATTCGCTTCAAGCTTGGCGATCATATTCGCATCACTGAAGGAACCTTCGAGAACTTCGAAGGAGATGTCGAAGGAATCGACGAGACGAACGGCCGTGTGACGGTCATGATCAACATCTTCGGTCGGACGACTCCGGTTGAGATGGAGCACTGGCAAATGGAGCCGGTGTAA
- the rplK gene encoding 50S ribosomal protein L11, producing the protein MAKELVGQAKFQVPGGKATPAPPVGTSLGKFGVNLGQFVTQFNDKTKEFNGMPIPVVVSVYNDRSFEFVCKSPPAAALLKQAAGIASGAGRPHVDKVGKVSMDQVNEICKQKMNDLNASDLEHARRMIAGTARSMGIEITE; encoded by the coding sequence ATGGCGAAGGAACTGGTTGGACAAGCGAAATTTCAAGTGCCCGGCGGCAAGGCCACCCCGGCGCCTCCGGTAGGTACGTCGCTCGGTAAGTTCGGCGTCAACCTCGGTCAATTCGTGACGCAGTTCAACGACAAGACCAAAGAATTCAACGGGATGCCGATCCCGGTCGTCGTCAGCGTTTACAACGATCGCTCGTTCGAGTTCGTTTGCAAGAGCCCGCCGGCCGCCGCGTTGCTGAAGCAAGCTGCCGGTATCGCCAGCGGCGCCGGTCGTCCCCACGTCGACAAGGTCGGCAAGGTGTCGATGGACCAGGTCAATGAGATCTGCAAGCAGAAGATGAATGACCTGAACGCCAGCGACCTGGAACATGCTCGCCGCATGATTGCCGGTACCGCTCGCAGCATGGGCATCGAAATCACCGAATAA
- the rplJ gene encoding 50S ribosomal protein L10 yields the protein MSKFVKELLTKEISNRLDGVSDLLVVDVAGLDANKTVEVRRTFRDRNINMLVVKKTLARRACEGTSLGPAFTDIEGSAAVVWGGEDIVDLAKEIVKLHEDKKMPKFTAKGGVMDGEALTADKVVEVSKWPNRAEQLSLLVGQILGPGRTLAAQIKGPGAKLASQVKKLGEGDE from the coding sequence ATGAGCAAATTCGTAAAAGAGTTGTTGACGAAAGAGATTTCCAATCGTCTTGACGGCGTGTCGGATCTCTTGGTGGTCGACGTCGCCGGGCTTGACGCCAACAAGACCGTCGAAGTTCGTCGCACCTTTCGCGATCGAAACATCAACATGCTGGTCGTGAAGAAGACCCTGGCCCGTCGTGCTTGCGAAGGCACGTCGCTCGGTCCGGCCTTCACCGACATTGAAGGCAGTGCGGCGGTCGTGTGGGGCGGCGAAGACATCGTCGACCTGGCGAAAGAGATCGTCAAGCTGCACGAAGACAAGAAGATGCCGAAATTCACGGCCAAGGGTGGCGTGATGGACGGCGAGGCTTTGACGGCCGACAAGGTGGTCGAAGTCAGTAAGTGGCCGAACCGCGCCGAGCAGCTGAGCCTGCTGGTGGGTCAGATTCTGGGTCCGGGACGCACCCTGGCCGCTCAGATCAAAGGCCCGGGCGCCAAGCTCGCCAGTCAAGTCAAAAAGCTGGGCGAAGGGGACGAGTAA
- the rplL gene encoding 50S ribosomal protein L7/L12, translating into MSEETATIEISEELKSLGDQIATLTLKQAVELGNYLKDAHGIEAAAGGGVVMAGPAGPADEAAEVQTEFDVIMTSFGGNKIAVIKAIRAITGLGLKEAKEMTEGVPSKVKEGVSKEDAEKVKTELTDAGAEVEIK; encoded by the coding sequence ATGTCCGAAGAAACCGCCACGATCGAAATCTCGGAAGAATTGAAGTCCCTGGGCGATCAGATCGCCACGTTGACCCTGAAGCAAGCGGTCGAACTGGGCAACTACCTGAAAGACGCTCACGGCATTGAAGCTGCCGCTGGCGGCGGCGTTGTCATGGCTGGTCCGGCCGGTCCGGCTGATGAAGCTGCCGAAGTACAGACCGAGTTCGACGTCATCATGACCAGCTTCGGCGGCAACAAGATTGCGGTGATCAAGGCCATCCGTGCCATCACCGGCTTGGGCCTGAAGGAAGCCAAGGAAATGACCGAAGGCGTTCCGAGCAAGGTCAAGGAAGGCGTCTCGAAGGAAGATGCCGAAAAGGTCAAGACCGAGCTGACCGATGCGGGCGCCGAAGTCGAAATCAAGTAG
- the rpoB gene encoding DNA-directed RNA polymerase subunit beta, whose amino-acid sequence MATSYKRRLETKEVRRFGSGSIYMSPPDLTTIQTHSYIKFLQEEADSDSRDPDIGIESVLREIFPIQSYDGTVQLDYVRYELGKPRYTPQECKQLRLTYGLPFRIWLRLNKEEPIEEEVYLGDMPVMLGGGEFIINGAERVVVSQLHRSPGVDFVEEAEATSDRRLPSCRIIPERGSWIEINITKKDSFTVRIDQSGKFAATTLLRAMDPTLSDDASLIRAFYETTTVQVKDGRSITKIEGKIAVDDIVYPIDSDRGGEIIVEAGQKISRNNAELICSVGLSDPIEVMDAPKTPIIFNTLTEDNTSSHEEALLRIYQRLRPGNPPQLEKAKTLFDEKFYDDNRYRLGRVGRFRMNRKLGIEVNEGEQTLRPSDLINSIKYVMSILEGDGTARKDDIDHLGNRRLRTIDELACDELRKGFLKLRRTVQERMSLKDAEDMTPRNLINPKSISAAIEYFFGRGELSQVVDQTNPLSMLTHERRLSALGPGGLNRKRAGFEVRDVHISHYGRICPIETPEGTNIGLISSLAIYSAVDEYGFLITPYRKIENGKIGSEIVWLRADEESDAFVAPADTPTDAAGTLLGDLIIARYRSDFEMVDPKTVQYIDVAPCQMVGVSASLIPFLEHDDANRALMGSNMQRQAVPLLIAEPPIVGTGLETEVARNSSMMIRAKRAGVIEYVDAEQIIVKTTEGRTDKYTLRKFVGLNERTCLNQTPIIKMGQEVEVGTVLADGAATHNGQLALGRNVLVGFMSFDGYNYEDAIILSEELVKQDVYTSLHIEEFDVEIRETKLGREDFTRDIPNVSEKMLRNLDEGGVVQVGTYVKPGDILVGKVSPKSKTELTPEEKLLHAIFGRAGEDVKNDSLEVPSGIEGIVIHTEKFARRMSLSDDERKAFEKRLKDVETEGNEKISAAFADMVAEFEKILGKTLTDDDGTPLTQDQDPKFVAEQAQQFRLKKITEHLRSDERIQQIREVYATNWPMVEAALDVRDRQLNSMKRGDELRSGVLQMVKVYIATKRCISVGDKMAGRHGNKGVIAKILPVEDMPFLPDGTPIQIMLNPLGVPSRMNVGQILETHLGWAGAKLGFQSITPVFDGASEEDINNCLEEAGLPRHGKIRLKDGRTGELMHQETTVGYIYMLKLHHLVDDKVHARSTGPYSLITQQPLGGKARFGGQRFGEMEVWALEAYGAAYILQELLTVKSDDVEGRTKIYEAMVKGENTLEAGTPASFDVLTNEIRGLGLNMQLEKRRM is encoded by the coding sequence ATGGCTACATCGTACAAGCGACGTCTAGAAACCAAGGAAGTTCGTCGTTTTGGTAGCGGGTCGATTTATATGTCGCCCCCCGATCTCACGACGATTCAAACGCACAGCTATATCAAATTTCTCCAAGAGGAAGCCGATTCCGATTCGAGAGATCCTGATATTGGCATCGAAAGCGTGCTGCGCGAAATCTTCCCGATCCAAAGCTATGACGGCACGGTCCAGTTGGATTACGTTCGTTACGAGCTGGGAAAACCGCGCTATACGCCGCAAGAGTGCAAGCAGCTTCGCTTGACGTATGGTCTTCCCTTCCGCATCTGGCTTCGCCTGAACAAGGAAGAGCCGATCGAAGAAGAAGTCTATCTGGGCGACATGCCGGTCATGTTGGGTGGCGGCGAGTTCATCATTAACGGCGCCGAACGCGTCGTGGTGAGCCAGTTGCACCGTAGCCCGGGCGTCGACTTCGTCGAAGAAGCGGAGGCGACTTCCGATCGTCGCCTGCCGAGCTGCCGCATCATTCCGGAGCGGGGCAGCTGGATCGAGATCAACATCACCAAGAAGGATTCGTTCACGGTCCGCATCGACCAGAGCGGCAAGTTCGCCGCGACGACCTTGTTGCGAGCGATGGATCCGACGCTAAGCGATGACGCCTCGCTGATTCGCGCCTTTTATGAAACGACCACCGTGCAGGTTAAGGATGGTCGCAGCATCACCAAGATCGAAGGCAAAATCGCCGTCGACGATATCGTCTACCCGATCGACAGCGATCGCGGCGGCGAAATCATCGTCGAAGCGGGCCAGAAGATCAGCCGCAACAACGCGGAGCTGATCTGCTCGGTCGGCTTGTCCGACCCGATCGAAGTGATGGACGCTCCAAAGACGCCGATCATCTTCAACACGCTGACCGAAGACAACACCTCGAGCCATGAAGAAGCGTTGCTTCGCATCTACCAACGTCTGCGTCCGGGCAACCCGCCGCAGCTGGAAAAGGCGAAAACGCTGTTCGACGAAAAGTTTTACGACGACAACCGGTACCGTCTGGGCCGCGTTGGTCGTTTCCGGATGAACCGCAAGCTCGGGATCGAAGTCAATGAAGGGGAGCAAACCCTGCGTCCGAGCGACTTGATCAACTCGATCAAGTACGTGATGTCGATTCTCGAAGGAGACGGCACGGCTCGCAAAGACGACATCGACCACCTCGGTAACCGCCGTCTGCGGACCATCGATGAGCTGGCGTGCGACGAACTCCGCAAGGGTTTCCTGAAGCTTCGCCGTACCGTCCAGGAACGGATGAGCCTGAAGGACGCCGAGGACATGACGCCTCGCAACCTGATCAACCCGAAGTCGATTTCGGCGGCGATCGAATACTTCTTCGGCCGCGGCGAACTGTCGCAGGTCGTCGACCAGACCAACCCGCTGTCGATGCTGACGCACGAACGTCGTCTGTCGGCTCTCGGCCCGGGCGGTTTGAATCGTAAGCGTGCCGGCTTCGAGGTTCGCGACGTTCACATCTCGCACTACGGCCGCATCTGCCCGATTGAAACGCCGGAAGGTACGAACATCGGTCTGATCTCGAGCTTGGCGATTTACTCGGCGGTCGACGAATACGGCTTCCTGATTACGCCCTACCGCAAGATCGAGAACGGCAAGATTGGATCGGAAATCGTCTGGCTGCGTGCCGACGAGGAATCGGACGCCTTCGTTGCGCCGGCCGATACGCCGACTGACGCCGCCGGAACGCTGCTGGGCGACTTGATCATCGCTCGTTATCGCTCTGACTTTGAAATGGTCGATCCGAAGACCGTTCAGTACATCGACGTGGCGCCGTGCCAGATGGTCGGCGTCTCGGCCAGCTTGATTCCGTTCCTGGAACACGACGACGCGAACCGCGCACTCATGGGCTCCAACATGCAGCGGCAAGCCGTGCCGCTGTTGATCGCCGAACCGCCGATCGTCGGTACCGGTTTGGAAACGGAAGTCGCTCGCAACTCGAGCATGATGATCCGGGCCAAGCGGGCTGGCGTCATCGAGTACGTCGACGCCGAACAGATCATCGTCAAGACGACCGAGGGCCGGACTGACAAGTACACGTTGCGTAAGTTCGTCGGTCTCAACGAACGGACCTGCTTGAACCAGACGCCGATCATCAAGATGGGTCAAGAGGTTGAGGTTGGTACCGTGCTTGCGGACGGCGCCGCGACCCACAACGGCCAGTTGGCTTTGGGTCGTAACGTGCTGGTCGGCTTCATGTCGTTCGACGGTTACAACTACGAAGACGCGATCATCCTCAGCGAAGAACTGGTGAAGCAGGACGTTTATACGTCGCTGCACATCGAAGAGTTCGACGTCGAGATTCGCGAAACCAAACTTGGCCGCGAAGACTTCACTCGCGATATTCCCAACGTCAGCGAAAAGATGCTTCGCAACTTGGACGAAGGGGGCGTGGTTCAGGTCGGCACGTACGTCAAACCGGGCGATATCCTGGTTGGTAAGGTCTCGCCGAAGTCGAAGACCGAACTTACGCCGGAAGAAAAGCTGCTGCACGCGATCTTCGGTCGCGCTGGTGAAGACGTCAAGAACGACTCGCTGGAAGTTCCCTCGGGTATCGAAGGGATCGTGATCCACACCGAGAAGTTCGCTCGCCGGATGAGCCTGTCGGACGACGAACGCAAGGCCTTCGAGAAGCGTCTGAAGGATGTCGAAACCGAAGGGAACGAGAAGATCTCGGCCGCGTTCGCGGACATGGTCGCCGAGTTCGAGAAGATCCTCGGCAAGACCCTGACGGACGACGACGGTACGCCGCTGACCCAGGATCAAGATCCGAAGTTCGTCGCCGAGCAAGCGCAGCAGTTCCGCCTGAAGAAGATCACCGAGCATCTGCGCAGCGATGAGCGGATCCAACAGATTCGCGAAGTCTACGCCACCAACTGGCCGATGGTCGAAGCGGCTCTGGACGTTCGCGATCGCCAGCTCAACAGCATGAAGCGGGGTGACGAACTTCGCAGCGGCGTGTTGCAGATGGTCAAGGTTTACATCGCGACCAAGCGTTGCATTTCGGTCGGCGACAAAATGGCCGGTCGCCACGGTAACAAGGGTGTGATCGCGAAGATCCTGCCGGTCGAAGACATGCCGTTTTTGCCCGATGGTACGCCGATCCAGATCATGCTCAATCCGCTGGGCGTGCCTAGCCGTATGAACGTCGGTCAGATTCTCGAGACGCACTTGGGTTGGGCGGGCGCCAAGCTCGGCTTCCAGTCGATCACGCCGGTGTTCGACGGCGCCTCGGAAGAGGACATCAACAACTGTTTGGAAGAAGCGGGGCTTCCGCGGCACGGCAAGATTCGTCTGAAGGACGGCCGCACCGGGGAACTGATGCACCAAGAGACCACGGTCGGCTACATCTACATGTTGAAGCTGCACCACTTGGTCGACGACAAGGTGCATGCCCGCAGCACGGGTCCTTACTCGCTCATTACCCAGCAGCCGCTGGGCGGCAAGGCTCGCTTCGGCGGTCAGCGTTTCGGGGAAATGGAAGTGTGGGCGCTCGAAGCGTACGGCGCCGCGTACATCCTCCAGGAACTGCTCACCGTCAAGAGCGACGACGTCGAAGGGCGAACGAAGATTTACGAAGCGATGGTCAAGGGAGAAAACACGCTGGAAGCCGGCACGCCCGCCAGCTTCGACGTGTTGACCAACGAAATTCGTGGTCTCGGTTTGAACATGCAGCTTGAAAAGCGTCGCATGTAA
- the rplA gene encoding 50S ribosomal protein L1: protein MVQHSKRYRALAEKTSEEVMPLDKAVELLKTFNTTKFDQTVDCAMRLGIDPKQADQLVRGAIVLPHGIGKELRVVVFAKGDNVRLAEESGADAVGAEDLAKKIKDGWLDFDACIATPDMMGLVGPLGRVLGPRGLMPSPRAGTVTPDVARVVKEYKAGKVEFRNDATGIVHAVVGKMSFDEAKLVDNIRAFMDQILSMKPAAAKGIYVKSVAIAATMSPGVRVAL from the coding sequence ATGGTACAGCATTCGAAGCGTTATCGCGCCCTTGCCGAAAAGACCTCGGAAGAGGTTATGCCGCTCGACAAGGCGGTTGAGCTGTTGAAGACCTTCAATACCACCAAGTTCGACCAAACCGTCGACTGCGCCATGCGTCTGGGCATCGACCCCAAGCAAGCCGATCAGCTGGTTCGCGGCGCCATTGTGTTGCCGCACGGCATCGGTAAAGAGCTGCGAGTGGTCGTCTTCGCCAAGGGCGACAATGTTCGCCTGGCCGAAGAGTCGGGCGCCGACGCCGTGGGCGCCGAAGACCTGGCCAAGAAGATCAAAGATGGCTGGCTCGATTTCGACGCCTGCATCGCGACGCCGGACATGATGGGTCTGGTCGGTCCGCTTGGTCGCGTGCTTGGTCCGCGTGGTTTGATGCCGTCGCCGCGCGCCGGCACGGTCACGCCGGACGTCGCTCGCGTCGTCAAAGAATACAAGGCGGGTAAAGTCGAGTTCCGCAACGACGCCACCGGCATCGTGCACGCGGTGGTCGGCAAGATGAGCTTCGACGAAGCGAAGCTGGTCGACAACATCCGCGCGTTCATGGATCAAATCCTTAGCATGAAGCCCGCCGCCGCGAAGGGCATTTACGTGAAGAGCGTAGCGATTGCCGCGACGATGAGTCCTGGCGTCCGCGTCGCGCTGTAA